In the genome of Peromyscus eremicus chromosome 1, PerEre_H2_v1, whole genome shotgun sequence, the window TAGATCCCTGGGCGGAGCCCTCAAAAAAAGCCCCCTTCGGACATCCCGCCCCCTGCTCGgcctcctccttctcccaccAGGGGAGATGCCAACTCCGCCCGGCTGAGTCACCGCCTGAGCTGGGGAGGAGGCGGAGAAAGGCGGCCCTAGCCCAGATCGCAGCCTTCGGCCGCAGGGAGAGCAAACAGGGTTGTCGGAGATCATGGGGGAGAGCGCGCTGGAGTCGGGGCCTGTGCCCGGGGCGCCGGCCGGGGGTCCGGTGCACGCCGTCACCGTGGTGACCTTGCTGGAAAAGCTGGCCACCATGCTGGAGGCGTTGCGGGAGCGTCAGGGTGGCCTGGCTGAGAGGCAGGGCGGCCTGGCGGGCTCGGTGCGCCGCATCCAGAGCGGCCTGGGCGCGTTGAGTCGCAGCCACGACACCACCAGCAACACACTGGCGCAGCTGCTGGCCAAGGCGGAGCGCGTGGGCTCTCACGCGGATGCAGCCCAGGAGCGGGCGCTGCGCCGTGCAGCTCAGGTGCAGCGGCTGGAGGCCAACCACGGGCTGCTGGTGGCGCGCGGGAAGCTGCACGTCCTGCTCTTCAAGGTCAGTAACCTTAGGCACCCCTTAATCCCCGCCTCTAGGCCACCACATAGGGGTTCTCCCGTCTTCCACCCGTCCACCATCTCAGTGGTGGAACAAACTCTCAGAGCCGCACCCACTTCTCACTTCCCACAGCGGGGCCTTATCCCTCTCTCACTCCCAGCCTGGCCAATCCACGCCCTCCCTGCTATAGCTCAGGTCAGTCCGCAGATTTGCTCAGTCCCAACCACATGAAAATAACGGTTGTGGCGTTTCTGTGCCTCCTCCAAGCGCCCATACAGCTGTTGTCTTGTTTCACACCTTATAAGGTTTCATCTACTTTGCAAACTTGCACAGCCCACTCTCCCCCTCCCTGCTCATCCCTCTTCTCCTCCGGCTCCCATCTTCCCATTCCTCTCATAATTTGCTCCAATTCCCCGTGCAGAGGCAAAGGGTGGAGTAGGTTCCTTTGGTGTAACCCCGGGGAGAGTTTCAGGCTGGTCCTGGCTAAGTGCCCGCCAGAATCAAAACTGTGTCGTCACATTCAGGAGGAGACTGAAATCCCAGCCCGCGCCTTCCAGAAAGCACCAGAGCTCTTGGGCCCCGAGGACCAGTCCGTGCTGGGCCCAGAGCAACCAGAGGATCAAATTGGAGAGAGTTCCGACGAGGAGCCGGTGGAGTCCCGGGCTCAGCGGCTGCGACGCACAGGCTTGCAGAAGGTACAAAGCCTAAGAAGGGCTCTTTCCAGTCGTAAAGGCCCTGAAGCTGCACAACCCACACCAGTCAAGCCCCCACGTCTGGGGCCTGTCCGGAGCTCGGAAGGCCCACCAGATGGCCAGCCTGCAGCTCAGCCGGCTGCGCTAGAGTCCTCACTGGAGTCTGCCCTGGAGCCAGAACCTCCTCAGGCTACCAAGGAAGATCCTGGGAGGCCTGTGCTTCAAATAGAGAGTGCAGCCTGATCACTGGAGCTGCCTGTCCCACTCGGTGCTTATGCCTTGTcccaaaaataaatccttaaagcGTGCAGCACTTACACCCAAATAAGGAGAAAATTCTGCATCCACCGCCCAGTTGCGATCCTCTCTTCCTGGCCTTTCAGCCTGGTACcctgtgtcctctgaaagaggagcCTTCAGCCTAATGTAGGCTCACCAGCAATAAAAGTAATTTCATCTAACCCAGACTCCATGTGAAAGGGCGAGGACGGGTGTGGGGTGGGAAGGCAGTAGGAAGGGTAAGCATGATGGAGCCTGGAATGGGTTGAATGGAAAATGTTTCTCACTTTTCACTGAATCCCGGGTCTCCTCCACTGGCACAGAGAAGTTCCCTGCTGGCCACTTACTGCTTAAACACTTTCCCTGTGGGGACATACATATAAGCGAAGTTTTGAGAAGGTGGGGTGCTGTGCAGTTCTTTGATGAAAATGACCAATTAAGTGTCAACTAGTGCTTTCCCATTTACTCTTTGACTTCTATCATCCCTTAAAAGTCGAGTTTTACAGGGTTCTTCAGTCAGGCTTGTTTCTAGTCTTCCTGCTTCCGGTGTCTGATGCTCACTCCAAGGtctctctcagcagccacatACAACCCAGACGCAGTTGAAAAGCAATTCAAAAGTAGCCCTTGGTCTACTTACGTTCTcctgccaaaaacaaaacacacaagccACTCattgttttcaaaaacaaatgagTAACCTCATAGGTTGAGTCTAGGCCACTTAGAATTGAGCATCTCTTACAAACAGAGACGGTGTGATGAGCTGACTTCGTAAGTGAAATGAATACAACAACATTCATAGTCTTCATGtcaatgcataaaataaaataacaagctcgtgtgtgtgtgtgtgtgtgtgtgtgtgtgtgtgtgtgtgtgtctaagaatGGGTTCTGATTTAATAAATGGATTAAGTCCTTGATGAATCCATAGTATGTCATCGTTATTGGGAGAAGGTGAAAAGTAGGAGGTGAGGCTTAGTTGGAGAAAGGTCACTGGGTGAAGATGGATCCCCAGAAGATGGATGCTTTATTGCCTGTTTGTTTCCTGGCTGCTATGAGGTGAACAGCCTCAGCCAATATGCCTGCTGCCATAATCTGCCTCACTTCAGGCCAAacgccatctctctagcccccattaaaaaaatttaaaaacaaataatttcagCACTATAGCATGAGGAGTTAATTTTATACTTGATGCATAATAGAATATATAATTACAGTGTTAATTCCTCTTTGAAGGTATATGTATCATGTCAGTTTCCATGGACTTTGAAATATTCTTGCATATTCAAATGTTCATGACCATTTTGTGGACACTTCCATATCTAGCACAAGCCTGATCAGAATACCAGTGGGCACATAATGGGGAGGGTTATCTACTACCTTTTAAGGAAATGGGCTGTGTGGAAGCCCAGCTGCTTAAAGTAGCCCAAGCTTCTCACTACTTGGCCAGGTAGGGCAGAAGTACAGTAGTTTGCtcatgatgtcttcttctggGAATACAGATTGCAGCTGGTCTACACATCTGGTGAAGTTGCCATGGGTGCTGTGACTAGATCTGAGGACTGGCTGGGACACCAGTAGGTACTTCTGGATCAGATGGCACACACAGATGATGTGCAAGTGAATGAGGGACGACATGCTCTCTTATGTCATCTATGTGAGAGAAGTTGCCCAGTGACTCTGGAAGTTTGTTtctatcacattaaaaaaaaaaaaaagaagcaaacacatgtATCACATCactacacatgtgtggaggttagagaacaactttcaaTAGttgtctcttcttccactgtgggaactgaattcaggtcatcaggcttagtggcatatattcttacccactgggccatccttGGCTCTCTGTCTTGAAACAgatgagttacagatggttgtaagcaccacgtgggcactgggaactgaacccaggtcctctgcaagagtcacAAATGccttcaactgctgagccatctcctcagcccctataTTCTTTTATGACTTTTGATTAATTTCCATTCCACACCAACAgtcatttattgagcacctactatgtggcAGGCCCTGCTGAGTATAGTTCAGAatctctccatctcctgagtTTTCTTTACTAATGAATGGCACCATCATTTGCATAGAAACTTGAGCTTTCTGGTTGGTTAGATGATTCTGCCATTGCCTCCCACAAGGAAACAGTTATCGTGGACTTGACATCAACAGTATGATTCCCTTTTAAAGCTCTTATCTGTGGCCTTTTGAGGCCTTCTTTCTCCTGACCAGGGTTAGACTGCCAGTCTGACTACATCAGACTCCTAGTTCACACCCTCAGTGTCTCTTAGCACCTTCACAATAAAGCTAAAGCTTTTCACCCTTTACCTAAAGTCCTCTGTCTGTGGCTGTGTGTCCTCATGCTACAATAGGATGAATGTCTCTGGTTCAAAACTCTGAAATCTGAAAAGTTCCCAAATCTGAGGACTGAAATGATGCCACAAGTGGAAAATTTCACACCCGACCTCACGTGACAGGTCAGTATGGGAGTACATGTGCactaaatgttttatataaaaattacctTCAGGCTATGTATATAAAATGCAAGAACACATACATATTTGGGCTCAGGGTCCAGCCCCAAGAGCTCTTATTGTATATAAGTGCAAGTGCTTTATTCCAGAATCTGGGAAGATTGTGATATCCAGAAGACTTTTGCTTCTGAGCCTTTTGCATGAGGGATACTGAGCCTGTGTTGTCACACAGAGTCACATGCTCTCAGTCTCATCTCCTGCACAACTCAGCAGGCACACCTGTTTCAGGGCCAGACGTTTCTCTTCCTTGCTCTCAAAGCACCACTTGCCCAGCCCTCAACTCTCTAGTGGCCCAATTGTGGTTGTAGTTGCTACTTTGTCCCTCTCCACACAACTGTGACAACTTTGCCCTAGAGACTGCTCTACTCATGGCTTTGTGTTGCTGATACTCCTTTTGACCACATGGTGTCACTATTGGGGTGCCAGTGTCCTAGTTGGTGCTTcatccacccctaccccccattccctctcagCTTGATTTGATTTTCCAGAGATGGGGCAGCTGTAGACCCGGCTTTGTGGATCTGGGTCTTTTCAAATGGGGAAAGCAGAGGCTCCTCCTCCAGGCTCCGAAACCTTAGTACTCACACACCCTGACTTCATAGCTGCTACTGCTTTCAAGAGTCGGCCAGCTCAAAGGGCCCCGGATGAGCAGGGTGGGCTTAAAATCTTTAAGGAAAAACAAAGTCTTGTCTTTTCAAGTCCCTAGGAATCCACCTGATTTCCCTCTTTCCACCCACAAACAAAAGGAATATTTCACACATAAAATATCTAGATCCTTAACTTCTTCTAAAAAGACTTGGTAAACTTCCAAGAGAAGGTGGAATGTTACCTTGTATTCCTTCCTAATTGGTCTACAGTAGCAAACAATTAGATCAAGTTGAAACAAAATTAGTTCTGTTTCCTAATAGCCCACTTGGTTACATTATGTTCTCAATTGTCACAGCTATAGTAATTGTTAATATGATTATGAATCAAGggcaaggagacacagagagcGCCATCTGTCTGATAGTGCAGCACAAACGCGGCTGCTTTAAGTAGGTGGACCGCAGGCTGATGGATCACTAAATTTCAGAGGTTGGTTCCCAGCTCTTTGAGCCAGAAATGGAAATTTATTCGTTGATCCAGCAGGATTTGGCTGTTCTGAAATAGCAAAACTCAAAAAAGATTGATTAACTTGAGTGCTTGATTCATTAATTTCCCTACAAAATCTAACTGCCGAGTAAGGGGAACAATTCAGTCAGAGAGAACGTTTCTCAGCCTGACACAAAGTCTACAGGGGAAGCCAGCCAGATCTTAGAGCGCGTGAAGATAAGCAAGGTTACAGAACCTGTTTTCTGATGTGACATGTCTCCTCCAGCAATAAAGAATACATGCATTCATAGTAGGGAATTTCTCCTTTGGGTAAGTACAGGAAATTCGTTGGGCTTTCCTTTGTTGGAAGTGGAGGACACATCTCTCCACTCAAAGCCAGTGAGTCTACTAAAGTTCTTGTTCAATCTTGTCTATTCTTAGCTGGTCTGCATTTGAAATAGTCCAGGGTCCATGAACTTACTATTTTCCCAGGCAACTCTATTTTTAGATATTGTAACTGACAGTgatggtcagtttttttttttttttttttttttttttttttttttttttttttttttttttttttgtcaccctGACACAGGTAGAGAACTTCAATTTGGGAAGAGAGAGCCTCAGTTGagttggcctataggcaagtcagcggggtcattttcttgattaatgattgaggtGGAAGAACCTATGCCACCATGGGCAATGCCACTCCTGGGTAATTAGTCCTGGGTTGTTCAATATGATGGACTTCAAGCTATAATataataaacccttccctccctagGTCacttttggttatggtatttgtcacagcattaggaagcaaACGAGGACACTGACTAAAGCATTCTCTTCATCCTGAGATCAAAATCTATCCCCGTGATTTCCATGTGTGGCAGTTGCTTCTCCTTCAGGGATATGCTGGAGGAGACTCACCATAACAGGGTACACAGGGCTGACTCATTTAGGATTTCCTCAATCTCTTCTTGAGCCCAGGCATTATTTGTTCTTATGTTGTGTTCTTTCAAGTCTTGGCCTTTTCCCTGTGAATTATCTTACTTTATGAAATCTGTTTTAAACAGGTAGTTGGCAAGGTGCCATGGAGGCATGGCTTTCATACTTAATACATCTGGGCTTCATGTTGCCAATTTTCTTTACCAGGTCTGTtatgagaattaaaaaaagactGTTCAATTGGGTCTGGGGAATAGcatagtggtagagcatttgcttagcatgaAGTGCTAGATTCAGTTCCTATTACTGGAAAAACATATTGTTCTTTTGGAATTTGTGGTTTCTTGGGAGGCTAAGGCGAGAATATCACTGTGAATTGGAGGATATTAGGAGctacaagatcctgtctcaaagtgcCTCCCACCCGAAAAAGATGCTGCCTTTATGGAATTCACATGAAACCGTCCTTTTTAACAGAAGTTGCTGTCTTtgagagacaggatttcactatgtagtccaggctggccttgaattctcagtTCTCCTGCTTAGCCTCCTGagcgccaccatgcccaccttgTAATACAGTTTGGAGTTAAGTGCTCTGTCCCAGCAGGGGCGGCAGTTATAGGGGAAGCCTCTGAACCCTCCAACAGTCTTCACATCAGCCCGATTTCCTCTTCTAGTTGCTGACTCTTGTTGCAATACTTCTTTGTAGGCAGTAGGGGGCGCCCTAAGTGAGTGACGGTCCTGAGTGAATGTTTATTTTGACACATGGGCACACCGCATGGAGGACTCCAAGGCCAAACTGACAAAGCTGTTACCCATACGGCCCTGGATCAAGAGGAATGGCAACGCTTTCCTTGGGAATATGAGTAGAGAATCTGAGCATGAGTGTTTATGGACAATGATTAGGGTGGCAAGTGCAGCTTCCTGCTCCAAGATGTTTACCACGTGAGACTGATTACCTACCGATTCCTCCTCCCCAGGCCAGCCAACCCTCCCTGTGCTGAGTCTAATAGAGACACTGGGGTCCCTGGGTGAGAGGGGTGGGAGGTATCAGGTAGAGAACCCCATTAGATCTCAGTTTCACTacatatgtgcctgtgtgcatgtctgtttttccttcctggGTCTGTCCCTTCTTCATTCACTGCGCCTAGTCAGGGTTCTGGGTCCCAAGCCGTGTGGGTCTTGgtacttctttttatttacaCAAATGTCTCAAGTAATTCAGAAGTTAGTTTCAAGTAATCTAGAATGATCATGAGAGTCCCACTGATGTGGCAGGTCTATCCAGTACAGAAGCTCATTCTTCTCAACAGCCTAGATTTTCCAACCCTTGAGTATCACAACCAAGAGGTAACTTCACTCACATACTGACCAGAACCCCACATCCAATTAGTTCCTGAGTCTtgcagattttttattttatgaactcTTGTGACATTTTACctcataaataaatctaatacaTGTGGGGCCCCTATAAGGACTTGAGAAGAAAACTTACATAGGAAGCCAAGGAACAGAGACTAGTTAGCACAGTAGAGCTAATCATGCTATTTACTGTGAAGATCTGCTGTGAGTTGAGTGAGCGGACACACAGGATATGATCAGAACCTGGCCAGGCACACGTATGCTTCGAGTTCCTTATTTTGTTATGATTGCTTGGTGGTTAAATTTACTCATGTAGGAAACTGGCTTATACTGtggacattttcattcattaaaCAATATGCTTTTTGTTTAAcctcagttttctgttttgttttattgcttttataCTGGGGATCAAAAGCAGGTcttacatatgctaggcaagcattttaacACTGGGCTGtatctctttttcattttaaaacagtctcaagagctggagagatggttcagtggtcaggAGCATTTGTtgttattgcagaggacctgagttcaatttacagacccacatgatggtttacaaccatctctaactccagttacaggggatccaatgccctcttctgagctccCTGGGTACCaaccacacatgtggtgcatatacatacatgtcagcaaaacactcacacacaaaataaaataaatagacaaacctcaaaacaaaacccaaaacacagTCTTACTAAGTtgttcaggctgaccttgaatttgtgatcctcctggctcagtctcCTGAATACTTGGGGTTATAACCATGAGCCACTAAGCCTGGCTCctgatttagtatttttatggtttttttttttttttttttccctgtaactGAAAATGTTCTAATAGATGTAGCCCTAGTGACAGTAGAACTCACAGTGCAGGGTAGAGGACTCCTTAACTTACCTCTGAATCCTTAGCACAGTACTTGGAACTGGGTGGCACCAGGCCATAAGAATGTCTCCTGAGGAGGCCCCAGGAGTGTAAGGATGAGCAAGAACTTGGCCTTAGGAGCCTACTCTGTTCAGTGCTCCT includes:
- the Cavin3 gene encoding caveolae-associated protein 3 — encoded protein: MGESALESGPVPGAPAGGPVHAVTVVTLLEKLATMLEALRERQGGLAERQGGLAGSVRRIQSGLGALSRSHDTTSNTLAQLLAKAERVGSHADAAQERALRRAAQVQRLEANHGLLVARGKLHVLLFKEETEIPARAFQKAPELLGPEDQSVLGPEQPEDQIGESSDEEPVESRAQRLRRTGLQKVQSLRRALSSRKGPEAAQPTPVKPPRLGPVRSSEGPPDGQPAAQPAALESSLESALEPEPPQATKEDPGRPVLQIESAA